From a region of the Phaseolus vulgaris cultivar G19833 chromosome 6, P. vulgaris v2.0, whole genome shotgun sequence genome:
- the LOC137832394 gene encoding transcription factor TCP2: protein MEEDEIQAQAVCKFPRVGNGRSEQYQEEEEEGDIRRRGIGGGGGGGGGGGGSDASTNHFQSSWHHSSRIIRVSRASGGKDRHSKVMTSKGLRDRRVRLSVTTAIQFYDLQDRLGYDQPSKAVEWLINAASDAISELPSLNNPFPDTPKQPSDEKRPTSGQRGGQPQAFDEVDGDTNFLQQSQNQSQNLSLSKSACSSTSETSKGSGLSLSRSEIRVNRVKARERARVRAAKEKGKDRDKEKEKEKENESGVAHHHHHHHNVNNPNHMSHTASFTELLTGGIGSTVTVNPTTTASPNGSSVHQIHEGHDEANLFHKGRQQQHWSSTVTPMDYFSPGGLLVGPSSSSARNQHQHQHQHQSSSGQFQLGHALPISPFSGENHSDQLQHFSFMPDHLNMPAVVTSSSSASQPSGGDNYNLNFSISSGLAAFNRGTLQSNSPSFLPHLQRFQPLDGSSNLPFFIGAPAPSSAPPTIDTNNNNNHHHLQFSPVFDGRLQLCYGDGTRHSDHKGKGKN from the coding sequence ATGGAAGAGGATGAGATTCAAGCACAGGCAGTGTGTAAGTTTCCTAGAGTTGGAAATGGAAGGAGCGAGCAATaccaagaggaggaagaagaaggagacATAAGAAGAAGAGGtattggtggtggtggtggaggaggaggaggaggaggaggaagtgaTGCTAGTACAAACCATTTCCAAAGCAGTTGGCACCACTCTTCGAGAATCATAAGGGTTTCTCGTGCATCTGGTGGCAAAGACAGGCACAGCAAGGTGATGACTTCAAAGGGGTTAAGAGATAGAAGGGTTAGGCTCTCGGTGACCACAGCCATTCAGTTCTACGACCTTCAAGATCGGTTGGGTTATGACCAACCTAGTAAGGCTGTGGAGTGGTTAATCAATGCTGCTTCAGATGCTATCTCAGAGCTCCCTTCTCTCAACAACCCCTTCCCTGATACCCCTAAGCAGCCAAGTGATGAGAAAAGGCCAACTAGTGGTCAACGTGGTGGTCAACCACAGGCCTTTGACGAGGTAGATGGAGACACCAATTTCCTCCAGCAAAGCCAAAACCAAAGCCAGAACCTCTCTCTCTCCAAGTCCGCTTGTAGCAGCACTTCCGAGACAAGCAAGGGTTCAGGCTTGTCCCTCTCAAGGTCTGAGATCCGTGTGAACCGTGTGAAGGCAAGGGAGAGGGCAAGGGTAAGAGCAGCAAAAGAGAAGGGAAAAGATAGGGACaaggagaaagagaaagagaaagagaacgAGTCTGGCGTTgcacaccaccaccaccaccaccacaatGTGAACAACCCCAACCATATGTCTCACACTGCTTCCTTCACTGAGCTTCTCACTGGTGGGATTGGGAGCACAGTAACAGTTAACCCCACCACCACAGCAAGTCCTAACGGATCATCTGTTCATCAGATCCATGAGGGTCATGATGAGGCCAATCTATTCCACAAGGGAAGACAACAACAACATTGGTCTTCAACAGTGACACCAATGGACTACTTCAGCCCAGGAGGCCTCTTGGTGGGACCTTCTTCATCATCTGCAAGAAATCAACACCAACATCAACATCAACATCAATCTTCTTCAGGACAGTTCCAATTGGGACATGCCCTTCCCATCTCACCATTCAGTGGAGAAAACCACTCGGATCAGCTGCAGCATTTTTCCTTCATGCCAGACCACCTTAACATGCCAGCTGTGgtcacttcttcttcttctgcttcTCAGCCCAGCGGGGGTGACAATTACAACCTCAACTTCAGCATCTCTTCGGGCCTTGCTGCTTTCAATAGGGGGACCCTTCAGTCCAATTCTCCGTCCTTTTTGCCTCACCTCCAGAGGTTTCAACCTTTAGACGGATCATCCAATCTACCTTTCTTCATTGGAGCTCCTGCTCCTTCTTCTGCTCCTCCAACCATTGACACCAACAACAATAACAACCACCACCACCTTCAGTTCTCTCCCGTCTTCGATGGCCGCTTGCAACTTTGCTATGGCGATGGAACCAGGCATTCTGACCACAAGGGCAAGGGAAAGAACTAA